Within the Novosphingobium pentaromativorans US6-1 genome, the region CAAGCTGGCCGACGACAACTTCCATGTCGCAGTGCTCAACGCGCCTTTCATCATCGGCGAGGTTCCGGGCCTGATCGTGCCTTCGGCGGATGCCATGGCCCGCTGGGCGCTGGGCGCGCTGGACCTTCCCCGTGTTGCGCCGCCCGGCGGCGTCAATGTGATCACCTGCAATACACTGTCCGATGCGATCGAGGGCGCGCTGGTTCGCGGAGAGAACGGGAAGGCCTGGCTGATCGGCGACGCCAACCTGAGCTATGCGCGCTATCTGGGTATGTTCTTCGAGGCTGCCGGAGATCGGGCGGCGCTTGAACTGAGGGACGAACCCCATCCGCTGATTCCCGATTCCGCCATGCTGCGGGGGCGCGGAAAGACGATCTACTATGACGTAGCCCCCGCCGAACGCGCGACGCTTGGCTATCGGCAGGACGATGTGTGGCCGACGATCCGGCTCATCGTCGAAAATGCCGCAAGGCGCCTGGCATGAACGAGGGGGAACGCGCACTGGCCATCGCCGAAATACGCTCGCTGAAGGCGCGGTACTGGCACTGCGTCGATCTGCGCGATGCCGAAGGGTTGCGGGCCTGCTTCGCCGACGATGCCGTCATTCCGGCCCATGGCGACATCCGCGAAACCCGCGATGCAGATGGCTTCGTCGCCAATCTCGTCGCGTCGCTCAGGGTTACGCGCTCGCTTCACCTGGGTGGCCCGGGCGATATCGCACTGGAGAGTGCGGATAGGGCACGCGGCGTCTGGGCCGTCGAGGACCGGATCTGGGCACTGGACGGTGTCACGAATACCCCATTTCGAACATTGCACGGTTGGGGCCATTACCATGACGAATACGTGCGGACGGCCAAGGGTTGGCGCATCCAGTCCTTCCGGCTGGACCGGGTCCGCGTCGACATCACCTGAATTGAACCGAGGAAGAAACTCATGCGCAAGGTAGTTCTGGCGAAGCGTCCGAATATCGATCCCCGGCCCGACGATTTCGAGATCGTCGATGCCGGGATGCCCGAGCCGAAGGATGGCCAGCTGCTGGTCAAGGTGCTGTGGCAGTCGATCGATCCCTACGTCCGCCTGACATTCGACGATCCGACCATTGCCGGAGCGCCCGGAATGGCCCTGGGCGAGATGCCGCTCGGCCGCGCCGTATCGCAGGTGGTGACATCGCGGCATCCCGATTTTGCCGCCGGCGACATTATCGAAGGGCGCACCCACTGGGGTGAATACGCGGTGGTGGATCCCGCAGTGCGGCCGACCAAGCTGGACTTCGGCGAAATTCCGCTGTCCTACGCGGTCGGTGCGCTGGGGATGCCGGGCCAGACCGCCTATGCCGGCGTCGACAAGGTTCTGAACGTGCAGGCGGGGCAGACGATGCTCGTGTCCGCCGCGGCAGGGGCTGTCGGAACTCTGGCCGGCCAGATCGCCAAGCACCGCGGCGCGCGGGTCGTGGGCATTGCGGGTGGTCCCGACAAGTGCGCCGAGGTCGAGAAGCTGGGCTTCGATGCCTGCGTGGACTACAAGGCCGCCGATTTCTCCGATCGACTGGCTGCTGCCCTCCCCGGAGGGTTCAACGCCTACTTCGAGAACGTTGGCGGCGACATGAGCCGGATCGCGTTCCAGAATGCCAGCTACGGCGCGAAAGTGGCTCTGTGCGGTGTGCTGTCGGTCTATGCCGTGGGGAACGAGACCGGCCCCGATCGCTTGCCCGAGGTCATGCGCCTGCTGTTCACTAAGGGGCTGACGATCCAGTCCTTCTTTGGCGAATTACTGGGCGGGGCCGATGCCACGGTTGCCATGCGCAAGCTGATCGAAGCGGGCGCCATTACCCCGCGCGAGTCCATCATTGAAGGCATCGAAAACCTGCCGGCAGCGTTCAGCGGCATTTTCCGGGGCAACGATCATGTCGGTAAGGTGGTGTTGCATATCGCCGATCCGGACTGACATTCTTTCGCCGGAATAACGGGAAATGGGAAGGGTTCGCGTCCCCGGCCGATGCCGGAGAAGGGCGAACCCTTCAACACTTGAGATACTGCCTTGGCCGGCATGTCGCGAACCGACTGCCTAGTTCCAGGAGTAGTAAGTCGCACAGGCCATGCTTGCGCGAAGGCACCCGCGCCGAGAGCGGCGCGGGTGCAGTTCAGTTTCGCGAGAGCGCGAAGGCGGCTTTCTTGCGATCCCAGGTGTTCTGCGTCACGCCGCGCTCGCGCAGTTTGAACTTCTGCACCTTGTTGGTTGGTGTGCGCGGGAAGTCCGCGACGATTTCGATGTAGCGCGGCACGAAGAAATACGGCGCGTTCTCATTGATGTACCGGGCTATGTCCTCCGGCGTCACATCGGCCCCGGCGTCGGGAATGATATGCGCTGCCAGTTCGCTTTCGCTTTCCAGTTCGTCGGAGGGGATGCCGAAGACGGCCACATCGGTCACGCCAGGATGGCGGCGGATGACGCTTTCGACTTCCATGGTCGATATGTTCCGCCCGGCAAGCCTGACCGCGTCCTTCTTGCGATCGACGAAGAAGTAGTTCCCATCCTCGTCCTGGCGGCCAAGATCGCCCATTCGATACCATCCATCTTCGGTGAAGGCGGCCTTAGTTGCTTCGGGATTGGCGAAATAGCCCTCGAACATCATATGCTCGGCCTTGGGCCTGATGGCGAACTCGCCGGTCTGGCCGGTTGCAACATCCTGTCCGGAATCGTCTATCAGGCGCAGGTCGAGATCGGGATTGGGACGGCCCAGTGCGCCCGGCGGCATGGTGACCGCCAGCTCGTGCGGCAGCGACAGCACTGCCGAAGCCTCGCTTTGCCCGAAACCCTGGCCCACGCGTTCCAGCCCGAAGCGTTCGCAGAACGGAAGCAGCAGGTCCTTGGGCATCGGGGTCATGGCGGCGTCGCGCGCAGGATTGTCCGCATCGTCGGCCCGGCGTTCGGCCTTCCACAGGTACATGTGCATCGCGCCGAGCGTGAAGATATGGGTAGCACCGTAGAACCGGACGCGATCCCAGAACGACGTGACGGAAAAGCTGGGGTCGGTGGCGCACGCGATGCCTTCCACCAGGCAACGGAAGAACGCGGTGGTCCAGGCCGCCGTATTGTACAGCGGCAGGACATTGTAGTGAACGTCTCCCGGCCGCGTGCGATAGCTGGAGCGACCGCCGAGCTCGGCGCTGCGGATCCAGATATTGTGGCTCTGCATCACGCCCTTGGACTTGCCCGTCGTGCCTGATGTCCACAGCACGGCGTTCACGTCGCCGTAGTGGATCGCGCCGTGATCGAAGGCATCGGCCTTTGCCTGCTTCAATTCGTCGAATGGCCGCGCCCAGGCCGGCCAGGCGCCGGAATCATCGCCCATCACGTAGATCGTGCGGCATGCCACCCGATCCTTGATCTCGGCGAGGCGGGCGATCAGCTTGCCGTCCGTGACAATGACTTTCGGATCGCTGTCCGCCAGCGTCTGGGCCAGCCAGTCGCCCTTGTATTCGCCGTTGACCGGGATCCATACGGCCCCGAGCCGGTTCACCGCCAGGGTAAGATAGACGACCTCGATGTCGGAGGCGACAAAGAACGCCACCCGATCCCCCCGCGCAACGCCTTGGCTTGCAAGCCCGTTGGCGATGCGGTTCACCATCTCGTCGGCCTGCGCGAAGGACACGCGTCGGTCCTCCTGCGCCAGGTAGATGCCATCGCCATTGGTTTCCGCCTGCAGCTGCAGGATGCGCGGAAGGTTGCGATCCGCCGGATCGCTCAGGTCGAGCCTGTTCATAGCCTGTCTCCGCTCAGCCGGTGACGGACGCGAACTGCGCGACGTCGGGGGTCGCCGACATGTCCGGCGCCTTGCCGCTTGACGCATAGAACTGCGAAAACCAATCCGAATTGCGCGCGAACGGGCCGTCGCCCTGGCAGACCAGCGGAGGATCGAAGCGGTGGTGGCGGTCGAAGATGACCTTGTCCTGATCGAACTGCCGCGCAACCTCCTTTATCAGGGCGCGCGCCAGCCCGGCGCGAGGGCCGTCGATCTCCGTCTTGGGCTGAGTGAAGGCGAAGCGAGAATGCATCAGGTCGCGTTCGATCGGCGCGCTGCCGGTTACCATCAGCGTGTCGGATATGCCCGAATAGCGCACCCAGCCCTGGCCCGGCCCATACGTGATCGATTCGATCTGGCCCTTCAATTCGCCCTTCGATGTCTGCACCTGGATCTGGGCGGTTATGCGACGCATGATGCCGTCGAACTCGAATTCGTAATCGGGCACGTTCAGGGTGCCGTGAACATACTTGAAGTGGCTGACGTCGACCGCGTTGTCGCTCATGTTTTCCATCGAGTTGGCCGTCTTCCATTCGAAGGTCTGCAGGTCGGTCCAGTCCTCATGCCCGATCTGCGTGAAGCTGGCCGGCTCCCACAGGGGGGCGATGCGGTCGGGGTGGTGCCAAACCATCACGAAGCCGTTGACTTCCCGCGTCGACCAGGCAGGCACGCAGTCGGCGCGCTTCGCCTTGGGCGGAATGACGCGCGAATAGGGGATATCCTTGCAGGCCCCGGTTTCGTCCCATCGCCAGGCGTGGAAAGGGCACTCCAGCAGATTTCCGTGTACCTTGCCGCCAACGGCCATGTTCGCGCCGTAGTGCGCGCAATAGGCGTCGATCACGCGGGCCGTGCCGTCCTCGCCGCGCCAGACCGCCAGGTCGGTACCGAAATAGCGGACCGGCTTCACTTCGCCGATCGCCAGTTCGCTGCTGTAGCAGACCGTGAACCAGCCCATCGGGAACTGCTTCTGCAGGTTCCGTTCGTCCGCGGAAGGATTGTCTGTTGGCACTATCAGGCGCCATGCCTCGATGTCCTCGACATTCAGCTTATTGAGTGCCTGACGTGTCGCTGTCTTTTCGGTCGGCTTCTCGGCGATCTCGGTGTTGCTCATATTTCGGCCTCCGTCCCAAATCTGGATGATAGAGTTATATCAATTGCTGCATTACACGGACAAAGGCGATGCGCCAAGACCGTAAGCGGCCCAGCGGGTGTTCGGGGCGCCGCAGCTTCTGGATGAACGCACCCCCAGACAGGGCAAATCGTCGCACTATCTATCGACAATCTATCCGATAAAATGGCTGATTATCAGTAATTTATATAGCGTTCCCTGGACGGCGCCCGTCGGCGCAGGGCGTGCCGGGGCGATGCCGCGGACAGGCCGGAAGAAGGCTGAGCGGTCAGGCGCAAATCATCTTCCAGCCCTTCGGCTGCGCGTCGCAAGGGGCCCTTTGACGGGTTGTGCCGTCGACTCGAGTCGCGCTGCCGCCGGCACCGGCCACCGAGTCGTTCATCCCGGTGCCGGTGCTTCGCGCATGGCGGGCTCTTCCAGCTGTCGCGGACAATCGGATCGAGCGGAAGAATCCGGCATGGAACGGGGCTTTTCCGGTTCGAACATGGTACGGAAGGTCCGCCGCGGACCATTCGCGCGGCCGGTGTTGAAGCGGCTCCGTTTGTATGTCGAATTCCGGTGCGGGCAGGGGCAGTGCGGGTCGACTGCAGGCGGCGTTCTTCCCGGAATCCGGAGGGAAAGTGGCCATACGATCAGGCAGGTATGGCCATTATGTCACGCTTTCGAGATAAAACAGGTATATCAATTGACGGCAGCGAAACATCGAGGTAACAATCCATTCATTGCAACGTGAATGTCCGCCGCAAAGGCGTTCAATCGAAAGTCGCCGCAAAGGCGTACTCTTGGGAGGGAATCGATGAGATTGAAGGCTATTCTTTGTACTACTGCCATGGCAACTTGCCTGTTTCATGCGCCAGCCATGGCGCAGGACAGCGCTTCCGCTGCCGACGATCAGTCAGCGCAAGCCTCGCACGGCGGTATCGAGGAAATCGTCGTTACCGCACAGCGCCGCGAGCAGAACCTGCAGGATGTGCCGGTAGCCGTGACCGCGGTGACGGCCTCGACGATCGAAGGCAATCGCATTCAGAACGTCAACGATCTGAGTTCTATTGCTCCCAACCTCTCCGTTCGCGAGGGTGCCGGTGGCTCCAAGCTGCCGCAATACTCGCTGCGCGGCATTTACACTTATGGTTCGGCGATCGGCGCCGACAAGGGTGTCTCGCTTTATATCGACGGCGTCTATATTCAGTCTGTTGTCGGCTCGATCCTAGACTTCGCCGATATTGAGCGCATCGAAGTGCTGCGCGGTCCGCAAGGTACGCTGTTCGGTCGCAATGCGACCGGCGGCGCCATCAGCGTCACCACCCGCAAGCCGACCGGCGTGCTGGGCTTCCGCCAGGATGCCACCATTGGCAATTTCAACCAGTTGCGCACGAAGACCCGGGTCGATCTGCCGCGCATCGGGCCGTTCGCTATCACGGCCTCGTACATGCATTCCGAACGCGACGGCGATACGCGCAATCTGGGCGCGGGTACGCAGGTCGACTTCGGTCCTGCTACCAACGGCGCGAAGGGTGTCTACACGGCTCCGCGTCGCCTCGGTGACGAAAACAACGAAGGTGTCTTCGTGGCCGTCGATGCCGACTTCGATCCGGATCTCAAGGTTTCGTACAAGTTCGACTACGCCCAGAGCGATTACACGGCGGGCGCCACGGGCCTGAGTTATCTGGCCGGTCCTTCGGCGTTGCAATACGGCGGGACACCGCCTTCGCTGGCCGGCTATTCCTTCTACAACGCCAGCCCCAACCCGATGACCCCGATCAGCCTGACCAGGCCGGATGCGGTGAACAACGCCTACAGTCTGGGCGGCATGACCAAGTCGCAGGGGCATAACCTGACCTTGGAGTGGTCCGCGACCGACAACCTGACGCTCAAGAACATCGCGGCCTATCGTACCAGCGAGACGACCAATACCTTGACCCAGCTTGACGGGTTGGGCGGCTTGCAGTTGCCCGCGACTTCCGGCGGGTTCCCGTTCGTATTCGTCCTCAACAATTCCAGCAACGACGACAGAACCTTCACTAACGAGTTCCAGCTGAACTACAGCACCGATCGGGTGAACGTCACGGCGGGCCTGCTGTACTTCGATTATCACCAGGTAGCGGGCGGCGCTCCCAACCTCTACAACGTTCTGTCAGGCTCTCCGGTGATCGGCCAGAACACGAGTTCTTTCCCGACTCCCTTCGTTCTGCCCAGGAACACCGGATACGTTCCGTCCGAGGTCGACGTCACTTCAAAGGCAGCCTACGCTCAGGGCGAATTCCACCTGACGGACGCGCTGAGCGTCGTAGGCGGCATCCGCTTCACGCAGGACAAGAAGTCCGGTCGGGAAACGGTGCCGGGCTCGGTTGCAATGCCGTCCAATGGCGCAAGCGTGCCCATTCGGTACAAGGACGATCGGGTCACCTATCTGATTGGCGTGAATTACAAGCCGACGGACGATATTCTTGCCTATGCCAAGTATTCGACCGGCTATATTTCCGGCGGTCAGCTGGCGACGATCACGTTCGAACCTGAAACAGCATCGTCATTGGAGGCCGGTGTCAAGGCTGACCTCTTCGATCGCATGCTGCGCACCAACGTGGCCTTGTTCCACGTTGACTACAAGAACATCCAGGTGGCGACGCTGGGTTCGCTTACCGGCATTCCTTCGGCAGCCAACTTCGGACAGGCCATCATTCCGTTTGCGGACTCGCGGGCCTACGGCTTCGAATTCGAAAGCACCCTGGTTCCGATGGACGGACTCACCCTGACGGCCAACGTCGGCTATACCGACTTCGACTGGAAGAAAGATACGATCTTCGCTGGCCTGTTGAACGGGGCAGGTGCTCCCGGAGTGAAGGAGTTCTTCCGTCCGAAGTGGACCGGAAGCACGTCTGCGCAATATAAGTTCTACGACGTAGTCGGCGGCGGCGATCTCGTGTTCCGCGCCGATCTCAACTACAAGAGCAAGACGCGTCTCTCCAACGACATTACCCCGGGTTCCGGCCCGACGGCACAGGCCGATCCGGCCTATGTCAAGGGCGTTACGGGACAGGAGCAGTTCATCCTGAACGGGCGCATTGCACTCACCCAGGTGCCGATCGGTCCCTTGAAGGGCGAAGTGGCCGTCTGGGGCAGGAATCTTCTGGACGATGACAGCATCGTTCAGGCGACGGGTCTCGGCTTCGCGGTTGCCGTCATTTACGAACGGCAGCGGACTTACGGCCTGGATTTCTCGATCCAGTTCTGATCGCCAGCGAATAGCGATCGCATAAAGCAAAAGGGGCGCTCGTCAGAGCGTCCCTTTTTCGTTTGCTTGTGGCATGCGCCTGGCCCGCGGCCTGATTCCGGCATTGCCAGAACATGGGGCCAGAACATGGGGCTGGCACATGAGGCCGGCACATGGGGACGCTCCACGGGCCTTGAAGCCAGCGGCGCGCCACGCACACGCTCCCGGAAAGCCGGGACAGGTTAGCGATAATTCAAGAAGGGGACACGCCCGGAGCCGGGCGGCAGCGTCGATGCGGCGCTCTGCGGCCCTTGCGTGTCGGTCGATTGGCTGCAGCTACAGGGCCGTCCCCGGCGGCCCCAGGGGCTCTGACAGCCTGCTTCGGCAAGTCGTGTCAGGGTTTCCGGAACGGCCTGTCGGAGAGGAGGAGAGCGACCCATCCGGCTGCATTCTCCGGACGGGTCGCTGATGGGAATGGGCGAGAACTAGACGCGCAGCAGTTGCTTGCCGATGTTCAGGCCCTTGAAGATGCGCTGGAAGGTTGCGGGAATGTTTTCGAACCCGGTCTGGATGTCCTGCCGGTGGCTCAGGCGGCCTTCGCTGACCCAGCGTTCCAGACGGGCATCGGCAACCTTGTTGTAGTCGCTGAAATAATGGACGAGGTAGCCCTTCATCGTCGCGTTCTGGATGGTCAGGCGAAGATAGTTCTTCGGTCCGCCCGGAAGGTCCTCGGGCTTCGACATGTCCCGCTCGTAATTGCTGATGCCGCCGCAGATGACGACGCGTGCGCCATAGGAAATGCGCGCCAGGGCAAGGTCGAGGATCGCGCCGCCGACATTGTCGAAGAAGATGTCGATGCCGTCCGGGCAGAGCGCATCCAGCTGGGCGGCAACATCGTCGGTCCGGTAATTGATCGCTCCGTCGAAGCCCAGTTCGTTGACGATCCAGTCGCATTTCTCCTGCGTACCGGCGATGCCGATAACGCGGCACCCGGCAATCTTGCCGAGTTGTCCGACGATCGATCCGATCGCGCCTGCCGCGCCGCTGACCAGCAGCACATCGCCGGGCCGGGGCATGCCGACGTGGACCAGCCCGAAATAGGCGGTCCTGCCCGAGGAGCCCAGGATGCTCAGTGCGTTTTCGTCGTTCACGCCCGGAGAGATCTTCTCAAGCTGAGCGGCGCGCACGACCGGATGCATCTGCCAGCCGAGATGGCCGCGCACGCGGTCGCCGGGGGCGAAGGCAGGATCGCGCGACTCGACCACTTCGGCAATGGCGCGTCCGGGCATAATGTCGCCGATCTGGGTCGGGGCGGCATAGCCGGCCATGTTCGACATCCAGCTCTTCTGCGTCGGGTCGAAACCGAACATGCGAGCCTTGAGCAGGATGTCACCGTCTTCCAGGTCGCGCACGGCCCGCTCTTCAAGCGCGAAATCGCTTTCCCGCACTTCGCGCCCGATAGGTCGTTCCTGGATGGTCCAGCAAGTGTTCTTCACGATCGTCAACTCCCAGTCTGCCGGAATGCCTTGCCGGCCAGTGAATCAAAGCTGCCGGCGGATACCGCCGTCATGGACAAACGCCTGGCCGGTCACGAAGCGGGCCTCGTCCGATGCAAGATATACGAAGGCATGGGCAAGGTCTTCCGGGTCACTGACGATGCCCAGCGGGCTATGCTGTCCAAGCCCGCGCTCGGCATCGGCCTCGTCCTTGTAGCGGCCGGCCTTGACCATCGACTGCATGCCGCGCTCGATCATCGGCGTCTTGGTAACGCCGGGGTGCACCGAGTTCACCCGAATACCCTGGGGGCCGAACTCATCGGCCGCGCACAAGGTCAGCATGCGTGCCGCAGCCTTGGATGCGGAATAGGCGAAGCTCATCGTATTGGGCATGTAGGCGCCGACGGAAAGCGTATTGATGATCGAGCCGCCGCCGCGGTGCCGTTCACGGCTCTGTCCCAGAGCAGGCACGCAAGCCTTCATGCCAAGGACGATCGCACCGAAATTGACTTCCATCACCCGGTCGAGGTCCTCCTTCGGCAGGTCCATGATGGAGCCGTGGAGCGAAATGCCCGCATTGTTCACCAGGACGTCCAATCCGCCGAATTCGTCGATGGTGGCCTGGCATACGCGCGCCCAGTCGTCAGCCTTGGCGACATTGTGCTGCAGGAAGAGGAAGCGGCCGGCGCCGTGCGACTGTGCCATCTGATCCGAGATTTCCTCTGCATGATCTGCAGAAAGGTCGGTGGCAACCACTCCTGCGGCTCCTTCGCGCAGGAAGGCATCGCAGATGGCGAATCCAATGTTTCCGGCGGCTCCTGCCCCCGTAACAATCGCGACTTTGCCGGTTAGACGACCCATTATTCCTCCATGTACTTCATCAGGTGAAGTTTGAGTCCGTTCAATAAGGGCAGCGGACCGCGCGTGTCAATTGGCCTCGCGGCCGCGGCATCGGTCGTGATCCAATTATATGAAGTATTGCTTCAACAGGCGAACCAAACTAAGCCTGTTGCCGTTTCAAGAGTTGGACCGCCAATACGGAGTTTGGTCATGAACGCATCCCGATGTCCCGAACAGCTTGGCCAGGGCCATTTCTGGCAGGACCTTTCGGTCGGGCAGCGTTTCCGGACTCTCAACCGGACCGTTACCGAAGCCGATCTGGTCAACTTCATCGGTGCGACCGGGATGCTGGAAGCCATTTTCATCGACGCCACCTTTGACGGCGCAATGGAAGGCCGTGCCGTGCCCGGTGCCCTGACCTGCGGCCTCATCGAGGGATTGCAGTTCCAGACGTTGCTGCAGGCCACCGGGCTTGCCATGCTGGAAATGACGATCAAGGCCGTGAAGCCGGTGTTCGTCGGCGATACCATACACGCGATAGTGACGATCGAAGCCGTTCGGCAGACCTCCAGGGGAGGACGCGGCCTCGTCGAATCCTCGGTCGATATCCGCAACCAGCGCGGCGAGACCGTGATGACCTATACCGCCAAGCGACTGATCGCCGGTCGTCCGGACTGATTGAACTTATGACAATGAGCAGGCCCACCATGCAGGACACTCCGCCGAACGCAGCGCCTTCGGGTGACGGCGTGGAACTTCGATCGCCGCCGCTTGCCGGTGTGCGCGTGCTCGATCTCTCGCGCGTGCTGGCCGGTCCCTGGTGCACGCAATGCCTGGCCGATCTGGGGGCTGAGGTCCTGAAGGTGGAAAGCCCGGGCGACGGGGACGAAACGCGGACCTGGGCGCCGCCCTACGCGGGGGACATGTCTGCCTACTTCACTTGCGCCAACAGATCCAAGAGCAGCCTCGTGGTCGATCTGAAGACGCAGGAAGGCAAGGATACCATCCTGGCACTCGCGGCTCAGGCGGATGTCGTGATCGAGAACTTCAAGACCGGCTCGCTGGAACGCATGGGGCTCGGCCGGGAAGATCTGCGACGCATCAATCCGCGTCTCATCCATTGCTCGATATCCGGTTACGGCCGTTCCGGCCCACAGCCCGATCGCGCCGGCTACGACTTCGTGATTCAGGCGGAATCGGGCCTGATGTCGATTACCGGTGAGGCTGACGGGCCGCCTGTCAAAGTGGGCGTGGCGGTATCCGACATCATCACCGGCCTCTACGCCTCGCAGGCAATCCTCGCTGCACTGGTCGAGCAGCGAAAGACCGGGCAGGGCCGTTTCCTCGATGTCGCCCTGTTCGACTGTCAACTGGCGGCACTTGCCAATATCCAGGCGAGCGTGCTGGCGACCGGTCAAACGCCGCGTCGTTTCGGCAACGCCCACGCGACGGTCGGTCCG harbors:
- a CDS encoding NAD-dependent epimerase/dehydratase family protein, with the protein product MKILVIGGNGMVGGHAALRLAAAGHDVTLASRTRPDSGPLAQLAWKAVDYLAPDAQAVLRGFDAAVFAAGQDPRHVPKGADAASHYAQANGEGVPRFFAAAKAAGVGRAVLIGSFYPQAAPELVETDPYVASRLAADEGARKLADDNFHVAVLNAPFIIGEVPGLIVPSADAMARWALGALDLPRVAPPGGVNVITCNTLSDAIEGALVRGENGKAWLIGDANLSYARYLGMFFEAAGDRAALELRDEPHPLIPDSAMLRGRGKTIYYDVAPAERATLGYRQDDVWPTIRLIVENAARRLA
- a CDS encoding nuclear transport factor 2 family protein, whose product is MNEGERALAIAEIRSLKARYWHCVDLRDAEGLRACFADDAVIPAHGDIRETRDADGFVANLVASLRVTRSLHLGGPGDIALESADRARGVWAVEDRIWALDGVTNTPFRTLHGWGHYHDEYVRTAKGWRIQSFRLDRVRVDIT
- a CDS encoding MDR family NADP-dependent oxidoreductase, with translation MRKVVLAKRPNIDPRPDDFEIVDAGMPEPKDGQLLVKVLWQSIDPYVRLTFDDPTIAGAPGMALGEMPLGRAVSQVVTSRHPDFAAGDIIEGRTHWGEYAVVDPAVRPTKLDFGEIPLSYAVGALGMPGQTAYAGVDKVLNVQAGQTMLVSAAAGAVGTLAGQIAKHRGARVVGIAGGPDKCAEVEKLGFDACVDYKAADFSDRLAAALPGGFNAYFENVGGDMSRIAFQNASYGAKVALCGVLSVYAVGNETGPDRLPEVMRLLFTKGLTIQSFFGELLGGADATVAMRKLIEAGAITPRESIIEGIENLPAAFSGIFRGNDHVGKVVLHIADPD
- a CDS encoding AMP-binding protein → MNRLDLSDPADRNLPRILQLQAETNGDGIYLAQEDRRVSFAQADEMVNRIANGLASQGVARGDRVAFFVASDIEVVYLTLAVNRLGAVWIPVNGEYKGDWLAQTLADSDPKVIVTDGKLIARLAEIKDRVACRTIYVMGDDSGAWPAWARPFDELKQAKADAFDHGAIHYGDVNAVLWTSGTTGKSKGVMQSHNIWIRSAELGGRSSYRTRPGDVHYNVLPLYNTAAWTTAFFRCLVEGIACATDPSFSVTSFWDRVRFYGATHIFTLGAMHMYLWKAERRADDADNPARDAAMTPMPKDLLLPFCERFGLERVGQGFGQSEASAVLSLPHELAVTMPPGALGRPNPDLDLRLIDDSGQDVATGQTGEFAIRPKAEHMMFEGYFANPEATKAAFTEDGWYRMGDLGRQDEDGNYFFVDRKKDAVRLAGRNISTMEVESVIRRHPGVTDVAVFGIPSDELESESELAAHIIPDAGADVTPEDIARYINENAPYFFVPRYIEIVADFPRTPTNKVQKFKLRERGVTQNTWDRKKAAFALSRN
- a CDS encoding aromatic ring-hydroxylating oxygenase subunit alpha, encoding MSNTEIAEKPTEKTATRQALNKLNVEDIEAWRLIVPTDNPSADERNLQKQFPMGWFTVCYSSELAIGEVKPVRYFGTDLAVWRGEDGTARVIDAYCAHYGANMAVGGKVHGNLLECPFHAWRWDETGACKDIPYSRVIPPKAKRADCVPAWSTREVNGFVMVWHHPDRIAPLWEPASFTQIGHEDWTDLQTFEWKTANSMENMSDNAVDVSHFKYVHGTLNVPDYEFEFDGIMRRITAQIQVQTSKGELKGQIESITYGPGQGWVRYSGISDTLMVTGSAPIERDLMHSRFAFTQPKTEIDGPRAGLARALIKEVARQFDQDKVIFDRHHRFDPPLVCQGDGPFARNSDWFSQFYASSGKAPDMSATPDVAQFASVTG
- a CDS encoding topoisomerase C-terminal repeat-containing protein encodes the protein MSNSGAGRGSAGRLQAAFFPESGGKVAIRSGRYGHYVTLSR
- a CDS encoding TonB-dependent receptor; translated protein: MATCLFHAPAMAQDSASAADDQSAQASHGGIEEIVVTAQRREQNLQDVPVAVTAVTASTIEGNRIQNVNDLSSIAPNLSVREGAGGSKLPQYSLRGIYTYGSAIGADKGVSLYIDGVYIQSVVGSILDFADIERIEVLRGPQGTLFGRNATGGAISVTTRKPTGVLGFRQDATIGNFNQLRTKTRVDLPRIGPFAITASYMHSERDGDTRNLGAGTQVDFGPATNGAKGVYTAPRRLGDENNEGVFVAVDADFDPDLKVSYKFDYAQSDYTAGATGLSYLAGPSALQYGGTPPSLAGYSFYNASPNPMTPISLTRPDAVNNAYSLGGMTKSQGHNLTLEWSATDNLTLKNIAAYRTSETTNTLTQLDGLGGLQLPATSGGFPFVFVLNNSSNDDRTFTNEFQLNYSTDRVNVTAGLLYFDYHQVAGGAPNLYNVLSGSPVIGQNTSSFPTPFVLPRNTGYVPSEVDVTSKAAYAQGEFHLTDALSVVGGIRFTQDKKSGRETVPGSVAMPSNGASVPIRYKDDRVTYLIGVNYKPTDDILAYAKYSTGYISGGQLATITFEPETASSLEAGVKADLFDRMLRTNVALFHVDYKNIQVATLGSLTGIPSAANFGQAIIPFADSRAYGFEFESTLVPMDGLTLTANVGYTDFDWKKDTIFAGLLNGAGAPGVKEFFRPKWTGSTSAQYKFYDVVGGGDLVFRADLNYKSKTRLSNDITPGSGPTAQADPAYVKGVTGQEQFILNGRIALTQVPIGPLKGEVAVWGRNLLDDDSIVQATGLGFAVAVIYERQRTYGLDFSIQF
- a CDS encoding NADP-dependent oxidoreductase; amino-acid sequence: MKNTCWTIQERPIGREVRESDFALEERAVRDLEDGDILLKARMFGFDPTQKSWMSNMAGYAAPTQIGDIMPGRAIAEVVESRDPAFAPGDRVRGHLGWQMHPVVRAAQLEKISPGVNDENALSILGSSGRTAYFGLVHVGMPRPGDVLLVSGAAGAIGSIVGQLGKIAGCRVIGIAGTQEKCDWIVNELGFDGAINYRTDDVAAQLDALCPDGIDIFFDNVGGAILDLALARISYGARVVICGGISNYERDMSKPEDLPGGPKNYLRLTIQNATMKGYLVHYFSDYNKVADARLERWVSEGRLSHRQDIQTGFENIPATFQRIFKGLNIGKQLLRV
- a CDS encoding SDR family NAD(P)-dependent oxidoreductase, which translates into the protein MGRLTGKVAIVTGAGAAGNIGFAICDAFLREGAAGVVATDLSADHAEEISDQMAQSHGAGRFLFLQHNVAKADDWARVCQATIDEFGGLDVLVNNAGISLHGSIMDLPKEDLDRVMEVNFGAIVLGMKACVPALGQSRERHRGGGSIINTLSVGAYMPNTMSFAYSASKAAARMLTLCAADEFGPQGIRVNSVHPGVTKTPMIERGMQSMVKAGRYKDEADAERGLGQHSPLGIVSDPEDLAHAFVYLASDEARFVTGQAFVHDGGIRRQL
- a CDS encoding MaoC family dehydratase; the protein is MNASRCPEQLGQGHFWQDLSVGQRFRTLNRTVTEADLVNFIGATGMLEAIFIDATFDGAMEGRAVPGALTCGLIEGLQFQTLLQATGLAMLEMTIKAVKPVFVGDTIHAIVTIEAVRQTSRGGRGLVESSVDIRNQRGETVMTYTAKRLIAGRPD